The Coccidioides posadasii str. Silveira chromosome 2, complete sequence genomic interval GAAAGGACCGAAGTAAGTGATCACAGTGTTACCCTAGTGCGATGACCCCGATTTGGAGCAAACCCGTTTCACTGTATTTGTTGCTTACGAGTTTTTTACGGCATTACCTCAGTGTGATGATTTCAATTTGCAGGCGCCTCGTTTCACTGTACTCTGCTGCTTATGAGTCTCTGATGAAATCACGATAGTGCTCCGATCCCCGATATTCGACAGACAGAATATCCTATTATGGAAAGGCTATGAGATTATGGTATTACGATTGCACGGGCCtaagaaaaggaaaacgaCAAATTATGATATGGTTATTAGCAAAAGGGAATTGATATGTATGAAACTCGTGGTTATGTTGCTACAACCCTTCCGGAGCACAGGGGCAGCTTTTCGCCCTTGATCCAAAAATAGAAAATCACATGTTGAATTTCTAGTCACTTTATCCTGTTTCTCGTCATTTGAGTATTGTCATGCATATGGACAGCCTTTACGCAATGTGCTCCCAGTCCAATCCAACATGGGGCGGCTTTGTAGCGGTACGATCGCAGTATGGGAGCTCAGCCTGTCAATGATGTCATCATGAGCATTGACTTTTAGAAGCACAGCTGGTTCCTGGTTCTCTTCATGGATTATGACCCAGCGATCGTCGAACGATTTCTCCATCTTTCACACTAAAAGATGCATTATGCATGCCCATGTCCAAATAAATATAGTATTAGGGCTTCGCTGGGATGGGGTTACTCTTAACTACATTGTCCAAAGTACACACCGCCAAAACTTGAGATGTATTCCTCGCGGAGGGGGGGAAGCTCGGGCAGTTAACcttgggaaaaagaaaaaccgTCTAAAAGTAATACTGCTACTTTATTGTCACAAGAGCATGCATAGGTGCCTATGGGGTAGCGTGGGTTAAGGAAAGAAGCAAGATTAAGCGAATGAGCCGTCTCAGAAGCTGAGTTTCAAAGCACCATGCACACTCCTCTTTCCTGCTGCAGAGCTCTCGACGGTTCTGAAAGGACACGCTTGCCTTCAAGGCCCTAAAAGAAGACGAATCCTGCAAGGAGATTGCCTTCAAGAAGTCTCGAACATGAGACTGACTCTGTAAAGCGCGCGCGGGGTTATATAGGGGAGCTGGCTTCGAGAGTCATCTGCAAAGAGTTGGTTTCGTCGATTAATCCCCTAATTTTATGGTCTCTTTTCCTGTAGGACTCATGAGATCGTCGCTATCGCCAGGATTCGATTTGTCTGGAATATGGACTTCGAGCATTATCGTATGTGTTGGGCTTTGGcagtatttatttatttatttatttattttttttggggcGTTCGCGTGAGTTTTGAAGCATGTATCTCTTCATGACCTTTTGAATGTGCATCTGGGGCCAGAAAGGGTAGTGGCGCCATCACTTTGTTGTATAACAATAAAACAAAGAGGCTGGTTTCCCTGAAATGGCCTTGGTAAGTTAGTTAAACAAAATAATGATGCATCAGTCCAAGCATATACCAAAATGCAGTTTAGCACTTGACCAGGCACGCGAACAAAGTAGCTTCTCGATCTATAATACTATTAATTGTATCGAAGACAATGACGATATAGACTTATTTTGAAAATGTTGTAGGATGAGAGAGTGCCCCCACCCGCCCGCGTGGGTGTTGTGGGGGGTCTGAGTGCTGGTCCTGGAGAACAATTCGCGTTCTTTAGGATGTCGCTCAACAGGGTGTGCAGAGTCTGTTTAAAAATGATATTCTTTGGGAGCAGAAAAACTGAGTGCTCTAAGGAATCAGCATATGAGCTCGCAAGATTGGACCATGACCTCAAAACGCACTTTGGAGATTCTGGTTGGTGATTCCAACCATTGGGGGTCTGAAAATGATCTATAAAGGTatataaaagagaaaattaaCTTGATATGACCAACCCTCTTGGGAAACCCGTTAGGAGGCATAAAGGTAGGCTATGTCCTCTTAGGACATGTGTAGGTGAAGGTTTGCAGGCATGCAAGGACCATGCAATGAACGACATGCAAAAAGCACTCACCATCTAACTGCTGCGAATATCTGGTGATGTGATCACTGATAACGCTCACTCCCTTTTTAAATTTCAATCTGGCGGTCAAACACAGAGGTTTCGCTGTTGGTGTTGCATGAAATAGGGGTATAAAAAAGGtagaaggggaaaaaaaaaaaaaaaaaaaaaagggggggctcaagaaagaaaaaagataaGCGGAAAAGGAGCTGCAGGGAGAAAATTGGCTGTGGTCTCTGCCACTGGCTCCCTGATCTATCGTTGCGGACACAGGCACACCCTGTGGTTAAGAGGTCTGAGGTGTCTTTGTTTCGGTATAATGGAGGTCATTCTCGGTGAACGTTTTTTCCGTACACTCGGCCTCGGCCCTGGCAACGGGAAAACTGCTGCCCAACATTGTTGGAGGCTTCTTGCGTATGAGTGGGCACAAAATTTACGATGTCTTGGGCCTGGGTGGGGGAATCCGGAACTTGTACCCTTGCCATTACAGTATCGCATTAACTATGGCGCTGATTCCATCCTCGTTAATTTCCAGAGGAgaagaaaccaacaaaaaTTTCGCAAAAATATCCAGGGGGTTAGTAGGGCTTCTTCCAGCAAAACTACCCTTAACTATTGAGAGTACTCTGGACTGGCCGGCAAATACATTGGAAGTCGTCGGGCCGAGAATTGGCTGGTCCAAGCCGTTCCAGCCGCACGAGGCTGTGCTCGGAAAATCCATGTGGCGAGCCACACTGCCAAGAAGATACTACTCCATATAAGGAGAGGCGGTGATCCACAGGGCAGGTTAAGCGGCTTGGCGAGAACCGTGGCTTTGACGGCGGCCACTCGCCATGATGTAACTCTCCTGGCAGCGTGGAGTGCGACCTGTCCAGAGTTCATCCCCACCCTCACCGGTAGACAACGCTCGACAACGCTCGAACCACCAGGCACATGCCCCATACCCCAACTCGGCTGGTTTTCCTGTCCTCGTATATTATTGTCCCTTGCCATGATTTTCTCTAACAAATGAGACGTAATTCCTCCACCTCGATACACGCATATACATAGTTACATATAAAATGGTCGCATCCTGACGGCCATCCTGCAACCTCCCAGCAATCCAGGAATAACCCTCTCAATGTTACTGCTTCATTAGCTCTGTTTCTCACCTTGTTTATCAAAAGAAGCATGGGATACCACTGATAGACTGTTATGTCGGCTGAAATGTAAGTGAGAAGCTGCAATTTGACCATCAACATTGAACCCCGCCAATCAAGAACTCTACTGCCCACCTGCACCAAGCGCATAGGTCTCTGTTTGGAATGCCTGTTGGATGAACCATGGATGCTGGAAGTCGCAGCTTAGCAGGAACTTGTTTTGTTTCCATCGCGGCCTTCTGAAAAACAGTCAGAGACCTCAACTTCTTTCTACTTCCAATACTGCCCTGCTTGATCCGAACTGTGGGAGACCAGAGCCATAGGCAATTTCTTAGCCCGTTGTGTTAATGTGGAAATCTTTAGTTCCGATATTATTTCTGAATGTTATCATTTCATAATATCAAGGGATCTAGATGCTAACTCACTACCTCTAGCTATTTCAGCCTCACGTGTGCTTGTGTTCTACCAAGCACACACTCAATCTTACTTTGACAAGAGCTCAGCTGGTCTTTGAATTGATCCTTAAAGGGAAAAAGCTTTTGGAATCTTATCAATACACGGATAACATATGCAAAACAATGCACGATGTCCTTCCCGCCGCCTCGCTCACTGCTGAATCCTTACCCGGAGCCACTTCCACCCTATACTCCGCGCCAGCCCCGCGTCAATGAGCCAGAAACGGCTTCTATCCGCTCAAGCGCCCCCTCTTATGTCTCTGCAGCTCCGTCCTACCATTCATCCCCACCGCCACATCACACGAGAGCGAGCGATATTGGGTCCACGCCGGACAACAGCTTGCCAACCCAAAGCAATTCTTCGGCACCACCTCCCACATCAAGCCCTTCACGGCAGACTGGCCTCCCTTCTTCCCAGAGGTATGCGCCTGGCTTCGAAACAAGGGGCGGCGACTTGTCTCACGTGAACGTTCGGTCACTATATAATATATCCGAGTGGGTTCCTGTCACAGGAGGCCTACAGGCTCGACATTATCACAATGTTGCCAAAAGACGAGTGACGGATGCATCAAGATCTCTGTTTCCCTCTTTATTCTCTGAGCCGGCGCACGGAGCGCGATACGAGAATGCTGGCATGCCTGATACGTTCCAGCGACGCTACACCGCTCCAAGCTTGGGTTCTGGTGGCGCTGGTCCTTCTGGAGAGAGTTATaatttatcttctttgaGCTTAGTAAATAATTTCTCTCCGGAATCGAGCAATCATCCTCGATCCCACTCACCCCACAATGCCACTGGAAGCAGTGTTTCCTTAGACTACTATCCAGGGAATCCCTCTTCTGAAGACCTTCCATTCTATCCTCTTGAAGATCCTGATCTGGTTGGCGAGGCGGCCGCAGCGAGATTCCGTTCACAGCGCATTTACAGGACGCTTCAGCAGGAGGAGAACTTTTACCAGCAAACGCAACATTCTGGATCAAATGCCCGGCAGCACGAACCCAGGCATCCTGATCACGTATATCAGTACAGCTCGCTGATCGCCGAAGCCGACAATCTAAATATCCGTCAGCGACCATCCACTGCCCCTGGCTTGTCATCCCACGAACCATTTAACACAGATTCAGCCGGTCCATCAAACCCTGAAGAAACTGTAGACACTCTTCAGCGCTCTAATACGGTGGTTGATTATGATGAACTTCTTCGTGCTCAAGAGTCAAAAACCTGGGACTGTATGCTCGCACAGATGGCCGACTGGGAGGAGCGCCAGCGCAACTGGAAGAAGTTCAAAGACGACTTGGATAAGAGATTGAACTCCAGTCTCAAGATCGGCATGGGTTGGAGTATGTGGTCGCCTGGTGGCGGGAGAAGAAAGTTGAAAAAAGAGCAATTTGGTAGCCATCCGGGCCTGAAGAAGTGGAAGAGCAAGGTTGGTTTAGCAAACTGAGAAGAAGCTGTTTACTagctttttattttattttatttttttttattttattttctttctttctttctttttttttcctgggaaattcttttgtgttttTCTTCTCATGTTTCAAAGATTGAGGACTTTTTGAAGTGCTGCGAAACGGATTTCGCCGGGTGAGCCCCTTTTTGGAAATAGTATGAGTTATGCAAGGTTATGATTTACTCTTTTGTGCGATTTGACACGCCATTCCGGTGCCATGCTTGATTGATGAATTTGAGGTCCTTCTAGCACCACGATACCGGAAGTGTTAGCTTTTGGCGGCTCCATTGCTTGAATTTCGATGACTCGCATTCTGTTCCACATTCGATGCATTTTTCGGTGCTTCTTTGCGGTTTCGTCTCTTGCCTCGGGGCCGTGTGCACGCCCAGCCGCTTTTTTTAAGTCCAATTCTAGAGTGCTCCGCACGCAGAACTAATGTAAGGTGATTTTCTTCCAATGACTTTGAAAATGACTAAATGGattgaaaaaagaaagataaataaacGAGAATCAAATTTTAATTTGAATTCGGAGCCCCGGAAAGTCGCTGAAGCTACATATCTACCCCCCAACATTTAACTTTCATGGACTTGGGTGCTTCCAAACTCTCCAAAACGAGCGAAAAGAGTGTGACATTGAAAAAAACATACAAGTTCCCTTACTTTCCTGTAAAGCGGCTTCATGAAGATCTCTGCCTTGAGGAagacaaaaacaaaagaaatataGGCATTGAGGGGCTGATCCAGCCTCGAGCTGATCCCGGggggagagaaaaagagggtCAAAGCGATAGTAGTTAAAAGGAGAAAGGCAGTTACATGATGATTCCGAAAGGAAAGAAGACAAAAACCCATCCAGATAGCTGCAGAGATGGTAGGAAGCGGCGGCAAGGGATATTTTTAACACTAGTGTCTTCCGCTCCGTCATCAGCAGCACCGCCGGCGTTTAGAACCGGTTTGGAGAAGGCTTTGGGTCTAGATTAGATTCATTATCTTCGCCGAGCTCAGGACTTGGAGGGTTGGTGGGATTCGGATTTGGCAGTCCTGGGAAGCTACTTGGGAAGCCAGGAAAGGTGGTTGGGAAACCAGGAAAGCTAGTTGGAAAGCCGGGGAATGTCGTCGGAAATTGAGGGAATGAAGTTGGGAAGCCGGGAATCGAAGTAGGGAATTGTCTCTCCTCGATGGCCGCATGGGCTTCTCGGTCTACCCACAGGGTTAGTTTTCGTCAGCCTGTGGAATTGGGTGGACTGTAGGGTAGAGGGGTGACGAACTGATTGCAACCGATGCAGCCAAGCTAGCGCAAAGCAAGGAGAGGAGGAGTTGGAATTGCATGGCTCTTCAAGGTAATTTGCTTTTGTTACTAGTTTAAGGTAAGCGGTTGTTTTGGACTTATTGTGAGGTATGGAAGATGAGGCACACCACTAGGCAGCTATAGATTTGAAGATTTTATATCGGACAATTCAGTTACTCGCCTTAGTCTTTATACAGCCATTCCATCTTTCTCCCGTGGAACGGAAGCCAGTGGCTTTTTATGCCTCATAGCTGCGCTCGATACGCTCGCTTCGGAGACATTGTTTGCTCGCTAGGTCCGAAATTTGTTAGAGCCTTCCCGTCATGAGGTCGTACATTGCGATTCGAAAGAGACCGAATAACTCTTGGCAGCAGTGTTTCGAATTTTCTCAGCGTCCCACAGCATTTCTCTAGTGTAACATGCACCTCACTTCTTGAATCCATCCCCGTTATGAGATTGTGATATACCTCTACTCCGCAGTTTGCAAGAGAAAGTTCGGTAGCACGAATGAGGAGCGCGTTAAAAATGTTGATCATCCCCAAAACAGAGTACCGATCGTTAAAATGACCGTTTATCGGTGTCACTTCTCCCCGAAGTTTGAACACGATAGATGTGGGCGAGCTGAAGTACCAGAAGATCCCACGTCCGACTGCAGAGCAGCGCCGAATCTCCAGAACAAACGCCCGTAACACGTATGGAATTCTGAGCCTTCTGGTAGCTACAACATGTGAACGGCTAGTGAAGTCACTATGGTGACATCGTAGTCGTCATGGTATTTCGAGGGTTCACAAGGAGCGGGATAGACCCTATCTGATATAGATAGGCTCCATAGGGCCACAGATACTTCAAGCAGCACATATGGACCTTTGAGAAAAGCTGCAATCGTTAAAAAAAGGTAGGGATATCGGAGCGTACATCTCGGAGATTAGCTTGGATTTGTATCGAATAGTCTGCGAGAAGCATTGATTCTAACCTTTTCCCAAGAAGAGGTAGCAGAGTCAATCGTTCGTCGTAAAATCGTGCTGTTAAAAGCGATTCGCGCTATCGGAAAGAAAGTTCACCTTATTATAATATTCCCGCATCATATGTGTGACGCGCAAGAAGACTGCAAGTGCGTCAGGGGCAGACGGTTCCCTACAATTGGAAGAGAACCATACTTAGCCATGCATCCTATCCTATATCAAATGGGAACTGACAAAAACGACATATTAGAGTGCCTTGTTCCACGTTGAGGAAATATGATGGATTTGCTTCCTTATGATATGTGCTTCCACCGCAAGGAACATTGTTTCATTTATGCCCTTGAGGGTATGAGAGTGCTTCCCAAATTAAAAATGAAGCAATAGAATGTTCATTGGCCGCAGGCATGCATCGTTGGACGGTCGCCGAAATTGGGACGCTGCTATCCTACCCGGGATCGACATTGACAGCAGGGGGTTGCACGTCCTCCTCAAAGTAGGTATGACTGTAATATCGAGCGCTAGAAAACGCGGACGGCATATCAAAGCCTGGACTCAAGATGGATTATAGCAATCAACCGTGGGCATGGACGCACGAAACGGATGAAACCCAACTCGATGCCGGGTGGGGAGACCAAATCATAGCCCGCAGGCCGGGCTAACGGGGAAACATCCGTATTCTGATGCTCATGTTTTATATAGACACAATCTTGCATCAGCCTATCTTCGTTGTTAGTATTCCAATATGTGTGCCGTATGACATAGACCAACACTGATCAAAAGGCAAGTTGCTCATTAGACGATGCAACTTGCGCTTCATAGTTATCTTGTCGTTAACATCGAAGTGGCATGGATATAATCAGGCAGGAAGAGAAACCAGTGTGCGGGGAATGATATCAGATTTAACCAAGGTAGTAATAACAAAGTAGGACACCGCATCATGAGGCATCACACGGAATCCAAATATGCGAAGACACCGACAAAAGGCAATACGACTAGCCCTCTTTCTATTAATGAAGCTTCGATTAACGCCACCTTCGCCACGTACTAACCCTTCCTAAAGCGAGACTCCACTCGGACGgagagaagggaaaaaaactCAAGAAAGCTGACCTGTATAACGTAGGAAACTGCAAACTCAGAGCAAACCAGCACAACAGAGCCTTCATTATCATATTTCTGTCATTATATAAATTTGGTTGACAAGCTGAATACCTCGCGGTAAGTGAATCTCCAAGGATCCTAGACCATTACGCCTTTGAGATCCAACCACTGTGGACCATGAAATCGAAAATTCGGCTGGATTTTGCGACATCAATCTGTAAAATTCGAGTTTTAGTGACGAGAACTATATGCCAACCAAACATTTCCCACAGCCGAGGGACTGGACTGACCTTGCACATGTTCCTGGCatcctttttcttcaaacTTCCTCCTTGCTTCATTGCTTCTTTGAGCAAATGCTCTTTGATAACAAGATATGGTTTCGGTTGTAGGTGCAGTATGTTACATAATTCCACTTCCTCCTTTGTTAAGAGATGGATATCTGGCGCCTTGTCGTTCTCCAGCTTCCATGGAGCAAGGCCATTAATCGGAGGTACGACAAATTTCGATTTCGCTGGTTGGGGTGTCATCGTTCCATTAAGATTGCCGCTGGCAAATGCTTTATCAAAATCATTTAGAACGGGAGGGGGATCGACCGGAGCTAACTTCCTTTGTAGTCGTAGGGGAAGCTCGGGCATGGTTAACTGAGCGGCGGCGGAAGGACCTTCGGGCTGCTGTGGTTTAGGTCGCGCACTGGCAAATCGGTCAAATGCTCCCTGTGGCACAGCCCTTTGGGCCCTCTGGGCCTTCTCTTGTTCGTATTTTTCGCCGCTCTTTAGGTCTCCAATTCCCATTGTTCTCCATTCTTGGAGTTGCGCGATCGCTATTCGAAGATTATGCTCATACTCTAGACCTTTGGTAAATTCCTCGAAGTCCTCATGATTTATCATTCTCGCGAATGGCTTTGCTTTATTCAAGAGATCTCGTTCCTCTTTAGTCCGTTTCTTATCCAGCGCGGTATTTTTCCGATAATCCAAGAGGTTGTGTTCAAAGAGAATTTTCTTGCGTTCAGTTCTGGCAGTCAGACGAGAATTATAGATATCCTTCACAGTCATCTTGAGTTCCATTTCCGCGTCCAATTCGCCATTAGCATTCAGGCCGTTTCCAGGCTCGAATTGCATATGCTGGACGGCTTCTTCGGCATCGTTGGCAAATTCGGTCTCAAACTCCAGTCTTCCAGGCATATATCCTTGGACTTCATGGCAAGCAGGTACCGAAGCAGTGGGTTTCTGTTTGGGAGTTGCGGGTGGCGCTGTCTTGGCggcctcttttctttcctcgaTACGTCGCTTTTTGCGAGCTTGGAATTCCTCTTTAGGTATCTGTTCCTGTAAAGTCTTATCTCTGGGATCGGcaagctctggaagtgggAAGTTGGGGCTGTTTATGTACGTTTGAATGTAATGGTCGCGGACTTCCTCCTTTGTACGGTAACCTCCAATATGATCTGCAATGTCGGCCCATGATCCTAGACCGTAGATTTCTGCACCTTCTAGAAGTAATAGCTCTTCGTCGGCGCCCCAGTCAGGGTCATATATGGGGACTGAATTCTGCTCGATCACCGAATACGGATGCGTCCGTGGGTCGTGGTTCTTCGAGTGCTGGCCGGCAGCGAAGCAGGGAACGCAAAGATCATATTCATGGCAAGCGCTATGTGCGCATGAAATGCGCACCTGTATCACAGATCGTGGTCAGAGAGAAACGCCCTACTCCCGTAGAAAAGGCAGAGGATCGGAGATGAAAGCTTACCGTGTTGGTGACGTCGACGGAACAGACGTCGCAATGGTACTTGGTACCACCATCTGTGCCGCGCGCCGCATTCTTTTTCCTGATGACACCCATGGAGCCGTCTCCTATCGGATCATTGTCCTCCACCTTTGGCAATATTCTCGAGCCTGCGGCGCGACGTTGAGCGAGGCGAAGTGCCCAGCTCTCGCATCAGCCGACGACAGAACCACCCAAATGATCCGAACCCAAGGCCCCTCACGTATAGACCCAGCGCAagcagaaagaagaaaatgaagcgGTGAAATGCTGCTGTTGGGAGTAATTGTTAGTCTTGAGTTGTTTTGACCCCACGGCTGTTTTCCCCGTCACGAATGGGGAGGAGCAAGCGCAGGCACGGGCCGATGAGGTCCATTATGTAATAACGGGATGTTAATTTAAGCGTGTCATTCCTTGGCGGTCTAGCCGCGTCTGGCCAGCGGGAATTCTTGGCAGTGGCGGAACACCCTAAACATCGGATCTTGGGCTTGGACCACAAATGTTTTCTCTATGAAATCAGGTCTTGTACATCGAACGGAGCACAAGGGTTTGACCCCGACAGGATATTATGAGAGATATCGAGGAAATACTAAAGAAGACAAGCTTTTTAAGATGATAATTAGTTATGTGAACATTGGCTGCTATCAAGGTGAGGATAAGTGGTGGGATCCATGTTCAACCTTCCCCTCCTCTATATCTACAAGGAATAAAATCGATCTCTAACAATTATAGATTAGATCCGCAGCTAACCACATTATTTAACAAATTCAGTATTCTTCCAGGGTCTCAATGTATTTTAGCTCACGAAAATGTCAACACGCTGGGCACTCATCCTGGCCGCTTCTCCAGGAATCTAGCGCGGTCTCCCAGTCCTCCTCCTTGATTACACAATCTCTGCACCGCCAATAGGCATCATTGTCCCTTGGCCGATATGTTGCACAGGAATAGCAAAGACACTAGTAGGTATTCGGTCGGCCGTTTCCATCGAGAGGTTCAACGCGTTCCATCAGGTCTTCCATTGTCGGACAAGTCATATCTCTGGTAACGTACAACTTCACGGGGATGCAGCTGGAGAGGCTGAGGAGTCTCCTGGAAGTGAGTAAAAGAGAGAGTCGGAAGATGATGATCAGCAACTCGTTTGGAAGTCGAAGGAGCCGGGAATTGATGAATGTTGGCGTATCATTGAACTAAAATTTATCAGCCAGACTGGTTGGTCCAGGCTATACCGGATAGGGATCGAACGACTCGCTGTACGTACTCTTTTTGGGACAACGAATGTGTGTTCACAGTGGCATGGAGGATGGTCTAGCTTTTCCATGTGCGCAAGTAGGGAGTTGTGACGTTGAGAAAGGCTTTTTCCGGGAGGCAATTGTCGGATAGTAGTACGACAATCCAGGAGCAAAATTTATTCGGGTATTCTGGAATAAATGCAGCTATGGACTGCGAAGCATTTACTTTCCCCTGGCGGTTCAGCGCGTTGATATATGGCTCTGGCAGGCTCACTTTAGGACATCCACAATTGCCAACAAATAAAGAAGGCAAACTAAAGATTCTAATTGATTCCGACCATGACAATGCACCGGGCAAATTCATTCAACATGGAAATGGCTTCTCTACTCTGTAAATGTTCCTGTTTTGATCTGCTGCTttggagaaagaagaaactGACCCTGTTCGGTCCAAACAGATCCTCTTTGCTTGCTGCTCTCTCATAAGACTGGCATTTGTGTATATTAGATCTCATGTGGCAAGCAAATCAGCCTTGTAAGCTCTAGATCATTTAATACTGGACTTCTTGACTAGATTTGAACTGTTCTTCCCATCTTGCTGGGCTTTTTGTTGAAGATCTAACTTTGCAGTCTCACCGAAGTACGCTTCTTGCACCTTGGGTGTCTTATGCAATTTAAGCAGTATTTGAGGATAAACTGATTGTGTCCAGCCTTTATGGGATATTTTGGTGGGAATAATGATTCAGAAAATAAGCATTGGCCCAAGCCTAGTGCAACGAAATAGGGGAGGCACAGTGAAAGATCACTATGCTGGAGTGTTAGTTTAGGGGttgactactccgtacagagtacggagtacggaatTTGAAATTAGAAGAGTAGAGAAAAGGCCTCACTAAGAGGAGAAATTGTATTTCGGATGTATTGGCGCACGTACCAATCATCCAAACCTGGTGTATTGCTGAGGCTGTCTAACACAAAAAAGGAATGAGGAGCGAAGGTCTGGATGCCTGTGCTTTAAAGTATAGGCAGAACTTAGTGCCATAGATATAGATATATTAACtgcaatacggagtacggagtacttcgtaGAAGATTCGTATCCCCTGCGTCCCTTCCCATGTGGAGGATTCCCCCCTCTcccccttttcccttttttttttttttttccaacgGGCGAGCGTCCAAATAAACACCCTAGCTACTAGCTAACCAGTCGCTTACTCAACCGTGATGGCATTTTGCCCGAATTCGCGAGCAGGGAGCACAGGCAGATGGATAGCTCGGTGCTCTGTATGTAAGATGGAAGCGTTGTCAACGAGGGATACGGTTGCATCCCTGAAGGATTAGAGCCATAGAACGCGCTTTCAAGAGTGTCTCGTGCTGTTTCCTGAGGCCAATCCATGGATAGCTTCGTCCCGAGCCGTCATGGATAGGGTATGCCAGCCACCTTGGGATATGATAATCTTCCCTTAAGAGCCCGAGGCATGGACCGGGTGAAAACTTTTGTCAACGAAGAGTTGGGGGCAGGTGAGAGGGGCAGCGTGCAACCCTGGCTTTTTGCCTCTTCAAGAGGAAACACCATCATGCAGCATCAAGGGTCTCGAGATGCACGTAATTCCTTGACATCGTTTGACTCGAATTGCTTTAGGGCTCGGGTGAGCCAGCGTCATCCACCGCCCGCGAGAGCGACAGGGGCGGGTATTATTACCGGTTCCACTGCGCTGGAGTGGCCCAACCGGAGGCGAAACCGCATGATTGGCCAACAGGTGTGGCTGAGAAGAGCGACGCTCGTAGTTTAGCGCGCCTTTATTGGTGGATCTCGGGCTGCCCCCCTGTAATTTACCTGGATTACATAATGGCGACAGGAAAATGAATACAGGCCCCATACGAGCACCGCTCACCATAATACGCCCTATCATATCACTTGTGAGAGAGTGACGAGGAACCAGCAatttcccccctcccctATCTTGACGGCTCGCATCAAGGCTCTGGAACTGTTGAACAGCAGCGCCGGCAGAGACCTTGGAGAGGTCCAGAACTGTCGATTCCTGGTCTTCTCTGGCGACTTGTGCTTCCCTCATTCATCTTGTTCCCATTTACTCTGAACCCAACTGCACCTGAGGGGATCCTCACCTTGTCAGCCGCAGGTGTATTGAAACACATTCCAAGTGAAACCCCTTCTGTTTAAAACAACCTCACCGACGACTAAGCAATCC includes:
- the ADA2 gene encoding Transcriptional adapter ada2 (BUSCO:225535at4751~EggNog:ENOG410PFFS~COG:B~BUSCO:5617at33183) — translated: MGVIRKKNAARGTDGGTKYHCDVCSVDVTNTVRISCAHSACHEYDLCVPCFAAGQHSKNHDPRTHPYSVIEQNSVPIYDPDWGADEELLLLEGAEIYGLGSWADIADHIGGYRTKEEVRDHYIQTYINSPNFPLPELADPRDKTLQEQIPKEEFQARKKRRIEERKEAAKTAPPATPKQKPTASVPACHEVQGYMPGRLEFETEFANDAEEAVQHMQFEPGNGLNANGELDAEMELKMTVKDIYNSRLTARTERKKILFEHNLLDYRKNTALDKKRTKEERDLLNKAKPFARMINHEDFEEFTKGLEYEHNLRIAIAQLQEWRTMGIGDLKSGEKYEQEKAQRAQRAVPQGAFDRFASARPKPQQPEGPSAAAQLTMPELPLRLQRKLAPVDPPPVLNDFDKAFASGNLNGTMTPQPAKSKFVVPPINGLAPWKLENDKAPDIHLLTKEEVELCNILHLQPKPYLVIKEHLLKEAMKQGGSLKKKDARNMCKIDVAKSSRIFDFMVHSGWISKA
- a CDS encoding uncharacterized protein (EggNog:ENOG410PZA9~BUSCO:13030at33183), which produces MSFPPPRSLLNPYPEPLPPYTPRQPRVNEPETASIRSSAPSYVSAAPSYHSSPPPHHTRASDIGSTPDNSLPTQSNSSAPPPTSSPSRQTGLPSSQRYAPGFETRGGDLSHVNVRSLYNISEWVPVTGGLQARHYHNVAKRRVTDASRSLFPSLFSEPAHGARYENAGMPDTFQRRYTAPSLGSGGAGPSGESYNLSSLSLVNNFSPESSNHPRSHSPHNATGSSVSLDYYPGNPSSEDLPFYPLEDPDLVGEAAAARFRSQRIYRTLQQEENFYQQTQHSGSNARQHEPRHPDHVYQYSSLIAEADNLNIRQRPSTAPGLSSHEPFNTDSAGPSNPEETVDTLQRSNTVVDYDELLRAQESKTWDCMLAQMADWEERQRNWKKFKDDLDKRLNSSLKIGMGWSMWSPGGGRRKLKKEQFGSHPGLKKWKSKIEDFLKCCETDFAG
- a CDS encoding uncharacterized protein (TransMembrane:1 (o77-94i)); this translates as MARDNNIRGQENQPSWGMGHVPGGSSVVERCLPVRVGMNSGQVALHAARRVTSWRVAAVKATVLAKPLNLPCGSPPLLIWSSIFLAVWLATWIFRAQPRAAGTAWTSQFSARRLPMYLPASPDSFPVARAEAESKPLCLTARLKFKKGVSVISDHITRYSQQLDDHFQTPNGWNHQPESPKALSFSAPKEYHF